Sequence from the Streptomyces sp. NBC_00358 genome:
CCCCGGGGACGAGATCACCTTCGACGGCGTCATCGAGTCCGTCTCGGAGCGCAAGACGACCAAGCTGGGCACGGGGTTCTTCGTCACGTCGAGGACGGACATCCGCGTGGGGGGCGAACTCGCCGGGACACACCGGTTCCGCATCCTCAAGTACGTTCCGGCACACGCGAATCCGAAGGCTCCCGCGACCGGGGCTGCGGTCGGGGATGCGGTCACCGGCACGGGTGAGGGTGCGGGCACGGGGGACTCGGCGGGCACCCCGGCGGTGGACGGCGCGAAGGCGAGGAGCAGGCGCCCGCGCCCGGTGATCAACAGGGACAACGCCGGATTCTGGGAGGGCGTCGGGCACCACCGGCTGCTGATCCAGCGCTGCACGGCGTGCGGGGCCCTGAGATTCCCGTGGCTGCCGGGATGCGGAGCGTGCGGCGGCCCGGACTGGGACACGGTCGAGGCGGGCGGCGAGGGGACCGTCCATTCGTACGTCGTCATGCACCACCCGCCGTTCCCCGCCTTCGACCCTCCCTACGCCGTCGGTCTGATCGAGCTCGCGGAGGGCGTGCGGATCGTGAGCAACGTGGTGGGTGTGCCGCACGACGAGGTGCGGATCGGGATGCCGGTGCGGCTCGAATTCCGGCGGTACGACGAGGAGTTGGAGCTGCCGGTCTTCCGGGCGGGGGAGCGGGCCGGCGGCGACGGCGTTCCCGGTGCCCCGGTCGCACGCACGGCCGCCGGCCGCGTCGGTTCGGCCGTCCTCTCGGCGGGCCGACCGGGGGACGGGAGCTGACATGGACTTCACGCCCACCGAGGAGCAGACGGCCGCCCGGGACCTGGCCGCGCGGATCTTCGGCGACCTCTCCACCCACGAACGGCTCACCGCGGCCGGGACGGGCAGCGACGCCGGACTGTGGAAGGAGCTCTGTGCCGCCGGACTGGTGGCGGCGGTCGAGGAGACCGGTCTCCTCGGTCTCGTCCTGCTGCTGGAGGAACAGGGACGCACCACGGCCCAGGTGCCGTTCGCGGCGAGCTGTGTGTACGGCCTGCTCGCCGTGGAGGCGCACGGTTCGCCCGAGCAGCGCGAGCGGCTGCTGCCGGGGATCGCCGACGGGACGGTGGTGGTGACCGGAGCGATAGCCGGCGCGGGCGCGATATCGGGCTCCGCCTCCGGGCCGGGTTCCGTCTCCGGGCCGGGTTCCGTCTCCGGGCCGGGTTCGGCCTCCGGGCCGGGTTCCGTCTCCGGGCCGGGTTCGGCCTCCGGATCGGGTTCGGCCTCCGGATCGGGTTCGGCCTCCGGACCGGGCTCCGTCTCCGGATCGGGTTCGGCCTCCGGACCGGGTTCCGTCTCCGGATCGGGTTCGCCTTCCGGAGTCGTGCGGGAGCGGGCGCGGGGGAAGCGGGAAGAAGTGCTTGTGGGGAGGCTGACCGGGGCCGTCCCCGCGGTGCCCTGGCTGCGCGACGCCACCCATGTGCTCGTCGCCGATGACCGGCGCGGGCTCTGGCTGGTCCGGGTCGCGGAGGCGGAGAGCGAGCCGGTCGAACTGACGGCGCCCTGGTCCGCGGGGCGCCTGACACTGGACGGGACACCGGGCGAGGCGCTGGGCGCCGAGGGGGCGTACGACGACCTGCTGGCCACGGCCCGTATCGCGTTCGCCGGGCTCCAGGCAGGAGTGTGCGCCGGGTCGCTGTCACGGGCGGTGGAGCACACGAACGCGCGCGAGCAGTTCGGGCGCCCGCTCGCCGCCAAGCAGGGCGTCCAACTACGCGCCGCCGACGCCTACATGGACACCGAGGCGATACGGGTGACGGCGTACGAGGCGGCCTGGCGGCGTGACGAGGGGCTGCCCTACGCGGCGCACGCCCTGACGGCCGCCTGGTGGGCGTCCGAGGCCGGGCAGCGGGTGGTCCACACGGGCCAGCATCTGCACGGCGGGGCGGGTGCCGACCTCGAACACCCCGTGCACCGGCATTTCCTCTGGGGGCGGCAGCTGGACGCCTATCTGGGATGCGGGGGCGAAGTGCTGCAGGAGTTGGGGGAGTTGATCGCGAACGGGGAGGTGGAGACATGAGAGCGGGCGACGTACTGCCGCCGCTGGAGATCGAGATCACCCGCACGCTGATCGTGGCCGGGGCGATCGCCTCACGGGACTACCAGGACGTGCACCACGACGCGGAGCTGGCGAGGGCGAAGGGCTCGCCGGACATCTTCATGAA
This genomic interval carries:
- a CDS encoding bifunctional MaoC family dehydratase N-terminal/OB-fold nucleic acid binding domain-containing protein — encoded protein: MSGRGAGGEGAAADEGAERQAAAREAAAREGGDLWARLKEYEGRAATVGGVGRDPVNAPMIRHWCEAMGDTHPAYEGPDAVAPPTMLQAWTMGGLRGHPGGPGRSGAYDELLRLLDGAGYTSVVATDCEQEYLRPLRPGDEITFDGVIESVSERKTTKLGTGFFVTSRTDIRVGGELAGTHRFRILKYVPAHANPKAPATGAAVGDAVTGTGEGAGTGDSAGTPAVDGAKARSRRPRPVINRDNAGFWEGVGHHRLLIQRCTACGALRFPWLPGCGACGGPDWDTVEAGGEGTVHSYVVMHHPPFPAFDPPYAVGLIELAEGVRIVSNVVGVPHDEVRIGMPVRLEFRRYDEELELPVFRAGERAGGDGVPGAPVARTAAGRVGSAVLSAGRPGDGS
- a CDS encoding acyl-CoA dehydrogenase family protein, yielding MDFTPTEEQTAARDLAARIFGDLSTHERLTAAGTGSDAGLWKELCAAGLVAAVEETGLLGLVLLLEEQGRTTAQVPFAASCVYGLLAVEAHGSPEQRERLLPGIADGTVVVTGAIAGAGAISGSASGPGSVSGPGSVSGPGSASGPGSVSGPGSASGSGSASGSGSASGPGSVSGSGSASGPGSVSGSGSPSGVVRERARGKREEVLVGRLTGAVPAVPWLRDATHVLVADDRRGLWLVRVAEAESEPVELTAPWSAGRLTLDGTPGEALGAEGAYDDLLATARIAFAGLQAGVCAGSLSRAVEHTNAREQFGRPLAAKQGVQLRAADAYMDTEAIRVTAYEAAWRRDEGLPYAAHALTAAWWASEAGQRVVHTGQHLHGGAGADLEHPVHRHFLWGRQLDAYLGCGGEVLQELGELIANGEVET